The following are encoded together in the Flavihumibacter fluvii genome:
- a CDS encoding AraC family transcriptional regulator produces the protein MKPYLERLPMASDSSFVARTYRTPHFEVPWHQHPEIELILFLEGEGNAFVGNHIGNFNSGDIYLLGSNLPHTFQKAEQEMVTSAVVVQFLHNCWGDQLLQMPECRAIKALFETANAGLKLQGETVEQLRPLIAQLEHAIGFNRVMLLWQCLGIISAKKEYELLSTQNMANLQTRQQARVDKIFLYTIEHFAEGITLEDIAAHVNMSIPAFCLYFRKHTKKTYIEFLNEVRIGKACQQLIDTQKTISEIAYDCGYNTLANFNKQFLKIRKIQPSQYRKIFSESESLDNSHLPDSGKTYLPITVN, from the coding sequence ATGAAGCCATATTTAGAAAGATTGCCAATGGCAAGTGACAGTTCATTTGTTGCCCGCACCTATCGCACCCCCCATTTTGAAGTGCCCTGGCACCAACACCCCGAAATAGAACTGATCCTTTTTTTAGAAGGCGAAGGCAATGCTTTTGTTGGAAATCATATTGGTAATTTCAATTCAGGAGATATTTACCTGCTGGGCAGCAACCTTCCCCATACCTTCCAAAAGGCTGAACAGGAGATGGTCACCAGTGCAGTGGTGGTGCAATTCCTGCATAATTGCTGGGGCGACCAATTACTGCAAATGCCGGAATGCAGGGCCATTAAGGCCTTGTTTGAAACTGCCAATGCCGGACTAAAACTTCAGGGAGAAACTGTTGAACAATTGCGGCCGCTGATCGCCCAATTGGAACACGCTATTGGGTTCAACAGGGTGATGTTATTATGGCAATGCCTGGGCATCATCTCCGCAAAAAAAGAATACGAACTGCTGTCCACCCAAAACATGGCCAATCTTCAAACCAGGCAACAGGCCAGGGTGGACAAGATCTTCCTGTATACTATCGAACATTTCGCGGAGGGGATTACACTGGAGGATATCGCTGCACATGTAAACATGAGCATCCCGGCTTTTTGCCTGTATTTCAGGAAACATACCAAGAAGACCTATATCGAATTCCTGAATGAGGTGCGGATTGGAAAAGCCTGCCAGCAATTGATCGATACCCAAAAAACCATCAGCGAAATCGCCTATGACTGCGGATATAATACGCTGGCTAATTTCAATAAACAATTCCTTAAGATCAGGAAGATACAACCCAGCCAATACCGGAAAATCTTTTCCGAAAGTGAATCCCTCGATAATTCACACTTACCCGATTCAGGTAAAACCTATTTACCCATCACCGTGAATTGA
- a CDS encoding sensor histidine kinase, with product MRPLFDMRSSTTRTLILLLAVTIAAIVALQIHWLQKTYAFEKNEFNTAVIKSIRGLYEDIPLSNDQASHLSALIEHPDPNSFLFRIDAIPEKDSLVFYLKSEFEDFEVFTDCHLTVYDVSNNKYSYETILTPTSTIPKNTGLSQPVPVKKDFSYVYLFFPKRNSYIITQMNAWILTSSLLLLLLIGFSLVIYYLFRQKFLNEIQKDFINNVTHEFSTPLMVIDLSTDALTKQSVLSQPEKIAKYATSIRHQSEYLKKHIQNLIHTVVAEQYSFSLNKTAVIPNDLVRQAVVQLDPILQDKKGSIELELEPQQCSITADYDNLYLALFNIINNSIKYAHQPKVNIITKISGTHYVISIKDNGIGIEAADLKKIFRKFYRAQKGNLHNSKGLGLGLYFTKKIIQLHNGTISVQSIPGIGTDFTIELPLNSN from the coding sequence ATGCGACCTTTATTCGACATGCGATCATCAACAACGCGCACTTTAATATTACTGCTGGCTGTTACCATTGCAGCCATTGTAGCCCTGCAAATTCACTGGCTGCAAAAAACATATGCTTTTGAAAAAAATGAATTCAATACGGCCGTCATAAAAAGCATCCGGGGGTTATATGAAGACATTCCACTTTCCAATGATCAGGCTAGTCACCTCAGCGCATTAATTGAACATCCGGATCCCAACAGTTTCCTTTTTCGAATTGATGCCATCCCTGAAAAAGACAGCCTGGTATTTTACCTTAAAAGTGAATTTGAAGATTTTGAAGTGTTCACTGATTGCCACCTGACCGTATACGATGTATCGAATAACAAGTATTCTTATGAAACCATTTTAACCCCCACTTCAACCATTCCTAAAAACACCGGGCTAAGCCAGCCGGTACCGGTTAAAAAAGATTTCTCCTACGTTTACCTGTTCTTTCCAAAACGCAACAGCTACATCATTACCCAGATGAATGCCTGGATACTCACCAGCTCGCTGCTCTTGCTCCTGCTGATCGGATTTTCATTGGTGATTTACTACCTGTTCCGTCAAAAATTCCTCAATGAAATCCAAAAAGATTTTATCAACAATGTGACGCATGAATTCAGCACGCCGTTGATGGTGATCGATTTGTCCACAGACGCACTCACCAAACAATCGGTCCTGTCCCAGCCCGAAAAAATTGCCAAATACGCCACCTCCATCCGCCACCAGTCCGAGTACCTCAAGAAACATATCCAGAACCTGATTCACACAGTTGTTGCTGAACAATATTCCTTTTCCCTGAACAAAACAGCCGTTATCCCAAATGACCTGGTCCGGCAGGCAGTCGTGCAACTGGATCCGATCCTGCAGGATAAAAAGGGAAGCATTGAACTGGAACTGGAACCGCAGCAATGCAGCATTACCGCAGACTACGACAATTTATACCTGGCTTTATTCAATATCATTAATAATTCAATTAAATACGCCCACCAGCCTAAAGTAAATATCATCACCAAAATAAGCGGTACACATTATGTCATTAGTATTAAAGACAATGGAATTGGTATTGAAGCCGCCGACCTTAAAAAGATCTTCAGGAAATTTTACCGGGCGCAAAAAGGTAACCTGCACAATTCCAAAGGGCTGGGCCTCGGACTTTATTTCACCAAAAAAATAATCCAGCTCCACAATGGCACCATTTCGGTGCAGAGCATCCCGGGTATCGGGACGGATTTCACCATCGAATTACCATTAAATTCAAATTAA
- a CDS encoding response regulator transcription factor, whose product MVNKTRILLAEDDNSLSELMKEALEDEGYNVDVFADGQQAINNFDKNKYDICLLDIMMPIKDGFMVAKKIRQQSDVMPILFISTKNLEEDKIKGYQTGADDYITKPFSMKELLLKMEVFLRRSRKMFYETKQEYQVGKIFFSYTDLKLNSPDGTFTVKQKEADLLKFLCDHPNRVLKREEVLLAVWGKDDFFLGRSMDVYMTKLRKYLKADPEVVIETIHGVGYRFSVPVIPAE is encoded by the coding sequence ATGGTTAACAAAACAAGGATATTACTCGCTGAAGATGATAATAGCCTGAGTGAACTTATGAAAGAAGCACTCGAAGATGAAGGCTACAATGTAGATGTATTTGCTGATGGCCAGCAGGCCATCAATAATTTCGACAAAAACAAATACGATATCTGCCTTCTTGATATTATGATGCCGATAAAGGATGGCTTCATGGTAGCCAAAAAAATACGCCAGCAATCTGATGTAATGCCTATCCTTTTTATCAGCACAAAAAACCTGGAGGAAGATAAAATAAAAGGCTACCAGACCGGTGCCGATGACTACATCACCAAACCTTTCAGCATGAAGGAATTGCTGCTGAAGATGGAAGTCTTCCTGCGCCGTTCCCGGAAAATGTTTTACGAAACCAAACAGGAATACCAGGTCGGGAAAATTTTCTTTTCCTATACCGATTTAAAATTGAATAGCCCGGATGGTACATTCACGGTAAAACAAAAAGAAGCAGACCTGCTGAAATTCCTTTGTGACCATCCTAACAGGGTATTAAAACGGGAGGAAGTGTTGCTGGCCGTATGGGGTAAGGATGATTTCTTCCTCGGACGCAGCATGGATGTCTATATGACCAAACTCAGGAAATACCTGAAGGCAGATCCAGAGGTGGTCATAGAAACTATACATGGCGTTGGTTATCGGTTTTCTGTACCGGTAATACCCGCCGAATAA
- a CDS encoding potassium channel family protein produces the protein MLELKIAYKYGIVILIGILIFLLDWYNESGSVLNESILIIAGLLKSLYFIRFTFNRIKETAHKEFIFSEFATFISFNIALIVLSFAIDFNCLFRIRETAFTGIIPTENIIKEFIGFLYFSASTFTTAGFGDIKPNDAITQLFVMAELFTGYFYTILVIANIMHIRNSIVRKSEKA, from the coding sequence ATGCTGGAATTAAAAATCGCCTATAAATACGGCATTGTTATCCTCATCGGAATATTAATCTTCCTGCTCGACTGGTACAATGAAAGCGGTAGTGTTTTAAATGAATCCATCCTGATCATTGCAGGTCTGCTGAAATCATTGTATTTTATTCGATTCACCTTTAACCGGATCAAAGAAACCGCGCATAAGGAATTTATCTTTTCCGAATTTGCCACATTCATCTCATTTAATATCGCCCTCATCGTTTTGTCCTTTGCGATTGACTTTAATTGCCTTTTCAGGATAAGGGAAACAGCATTTACAGGAATTATTCCCACCGAAAATATCATAAAAGAATTCATTGGATTCCTGTACTTCAGTGCATCAACTTTTACTACCGCCGGATTTGGAGACATCAAACCCAATGATGCCATCACCCAACTATTTGTAATGGCGGAATTATTTACCGGATATTTTTATACCATCCTGGTGATTGCTAATATCATGCATATCAGGAATTCAATAGTCAGGAAAAGTGAAAAAGCTTAA
- a CDS encoding TolC family protein: MQKTILLLATLLLLLQANSKAQLNTDTIQVTLPAAEKIFLQNNLELLAAKYNIDANKALIQQAKLWDNPILLTDQNVYDGKFFRHNSQYGEVFIQVQQLIRTAGKRSKLAQLAADNTEISQEQFEEILRNLRYTLRADLLETQHLLKISKVYTSEINEVDKLVKGMDEVYKVGNISLKDNMRLKALLFGLQNELINIRTQLFPIQNEIKMLLQSTDSAFIEPVFTYRLPDIINAPLPPEDSLVAYALQERPDEKIARKSLELQQHNLVFQKALAKPDVSIGPEYDQRNSYVPNYVGLSVSLPLNLFNRNQGNIKSAEYSIKAQEQLTGLSGSRIRNEVISNLQKVKYLQSINNTEQLGFSTDYEKLFQKMVNSYVNRQISLLDFTDFLDAYKDTRLKLLEQHNNLVKSVNDLNYTVNKTITPIQ, from the coding sequence ATGCAAAAAACAATCCTGCTCCTTGCTACACTCCTGCTATTGCTGCAGGCTAACAGCAAAGCACAGTTGAATACCGATACCATACAGGTCACCCTGCCTGCGGCTGAAAAAATCTTCCTGCAAAACAACCTCGAACTACTTGCGGCAAAATATAATATCGATGCCAATAAGGCCCTTATACAACAGGCAAAATTGTGGGATAACCCCATATTACTGACTGACCAGAATGTGTATGATGGAAAATTCTTCCGGCACAATAGCCAATATGGAGAGGTATTCATACAAGTGCAGCAGCTGATCAGGACCGCAGGCAAAAGAAGCAAACTGGCACAGCTGGCAGCAGACAATACTGAAATTTCCCAGGAGCAATTTGAAGAAATCCTGCGTAACCTCAGGTATACCCTGCGTGCCGACTTATTGGAAACCCAGCATTTATTGAAAATAAGTAAAGTATACACCAGTGAAATTAATGAAGTGGACAAACTGGTGAAGGGAATGGATGAAGTATATAAAGTGGGTAATATTTCCCTGAAAGATAATATGCGCCTGAAAGCTTTGCTATTCGGCCTCCAGAATGAACTGATCAATATCCGGACGCAGCTTTTCCCCATCCAGAACGAAATAAAAATGTTGCTGCAATCAACAGACTCCGCATTCATTGAACCTGTTTTCACCTACCGGCTACCCGATATCATTAATGCCCCCCTGCCGCCGGAAGACAGCCTGGTAGCATATGCCCTGCAGGAAAGGCCGGATGAAAAAATTGCCCGGAAGTCGCTGGAATTACAACAACATAACCTGGTCTTCCAGAAAGCACTTGCCAAACCAGATGTAAGTATCGGGCCTGAATATGACCAACGGAACAGTTATGTACCCAACTATGTGGGTTTATCTGTATCCCTTCCCCTTAACCTTTTTAACCGGAACCAGGGAAATATCAAATCAGCCGAATACAGTATAAAAGCCCAGGAACAACTCACCGGTTTATCTGGCAGCAGGATTCGCAATGAGGTAATCAGCAACCTGCAGAAAGTCAAATACCTGCAAAGTATTAATAATACAGAACAACTTGGATTCTCCACAGATTATGAAAAACTCTTCCAGAAAATGGTAAATAGTTACGTAAACAGGCAGATCAGCCTGTTGGATTTTACCGACTTCCTGGATGCTTATAAAGACACCAGGCTCAAGTTGCTGGAACAACATAATAACCTGGTGAAGTCTGTGAATGACCTCAATTATACCGTCAACAAAACAATTACACCCATACAATAA
- a CDS encoding efflux RND transporter periplasmic adaptor subunit: protein MKHHQPLAFALFGIICCFSACQQKPVTEEKAGKEKVCISDSLARIIQIDSAFTSNINDEVKLSGEVSFNDNKVVKVFPFSSGQILKVFVSLGDKVKQGQTLAVIKSAEVAGNYSDLSVANNDIAIAKKQMENASALFNNGIASEREYLEAKENYNKAISAADKIRTQININGKGQTSANGTYIIRAPISGYVVEKNAEQGSFIRNDNAQNLFTVGDINEVWIWANVYETDVAKVKEGYTAKVTTLAYPDRVFMGKVDKQNEILDPQTKVMKVRIAIKNDSLQLKPEMFANILVENKELRKIITIPSKAIVTDNGKNYVIVYHDRCSLELRQAEILKTVDGNTYISKGIAAGEKLICSNQILLYRALLEE from the coding sequence ATGAAACACCATCAACCACTTGCCTTTGCATTGTTCGGCATTATCTGCTGCTTCAGTGCCTGCCAGCAAAAACCAGTCACTGAAGAAAAAGCGGGCAAGGAAAAAGTATGTATCAGCGACTCACTGGCCAGGATCATCCAGATTGATTCTGCTTTCACCAGCAATATCAATGACGAAGTAAAGCTCAGTGGCGAAGTGAGCTTTAATGACAACAAAGTGGTGAAAGTCTTTCCCTTCAGCAGTGGCCAGATCCTGAAAGTATTTGTATCACTTGGCGACAAAGTGAAACAGGGCCAGACACTGGCCGTCATTAAGAGCGCTGAGGTGGCTGGAAATTACAGTGACCTTTCGGTCGCTAACAATGATATTGCCATAGCAAAAAAACAAATGGAGAATGCTTCGGCTTTGTTCAATAATGGTATTGCCAGCGAGCGCGAATACCTCGAAGCCAAAGAAAACTACAACAAGGCCATTTCTGCTGCCGACAAAATCAGGACACAGATCAATATTAATGGCAAAGGCCAGACGTCGGCTAATGGAACCTACATTATCAGGGCTCCCATCAGTGGTTATGTGGTAGAAAAAAATGCAGAACAGGGCAGCTTCATCAGGAACGACAATGCACAGAACTTATTCACAGTTGGAGATATCAATGAAGTATGGATATGGGCCAATGTTTATGAAACCGATGTTGCCAAAGTGAAAGAGGGCTATACGGCAAAAGTGACCACGCTAGCCTATCCCGACCGGGTTTTTATGGGAAAAGTGGATAAGCAGAATGAGATCCTTGATCCGCAAACCAAGGTGATGAAAGTCCGTATCGCCATTAAAAATGACAGCCTGCAATTAAAACCGGAAATGTTCGCCAATATCCTGGTGGAGAATAAGGAATTAAGAAAGATTATTACCATTCCTTCCAAAGCGATAGTAACCGATAATGGAAAAAATTATGTGATCGTATATCACGACAGGTGTTCCCTTGAATTAAGACAGGCAGAGATACTGAAAACGGTTGATGGCAATACTTATATCAGCAAGGGCATAGCAGCAGGGGAAAAACTGATCTGCAGCAACCAGATCCTTTTGTACCGGGCACTGCTGGAAGAATAA
- a CDS encoding efflux RND transporter permease subunit, translated as MKKLIKNIIHFSLRHRYFVFFLTAVLAVLGVWAYKETPIETFPDVTNTQIVIIAQWPGRSAEEVEKFVTIPLETVLNSVQKKSNLRTTSAFGLCYIRIIFDDNVDDAFARQQVQSRIGSADLPDGVKPDIQPPYGPTGEIFRYTLKSKNYSIRDLTTIQNWVLDRQFKSVPGVADVNSFGGEEKTYEVSVNPELLTKYNLSSLDVYNAIAKSNVNVGGDVIERNGQSYVVRGIGLLTSTADIQDIMISKTNGVPLLIKHVANVVESGKPRLGWVSRDKGGDREDDVIEGIVVMRKGENPAEVLKRVEEKIHELNTTILPKGVKIDTFYDRTELMDYAQETVIHNLIEGIVLVTLIVLLFMADWRTTVTVSIIIPLSLLFAFICMRLKGMTANLLSMGAVDFGIIIDGAVVMVEGLFVALDHKAKEVGMEKFNKLAKLGLFKSTGTEMGKAIFFSKIIILTCLVPIFAFQKVEGKMFSPLAYTLGFALLGALLFTLTLVPALSSILLKKNVREKHNPIVSFFENGVRRLLNLVYANQKKSLLIALAIMVLTFFSAKLLGTEFLPELNEGALWVEAELPMSVSLSEAKLISDKMVSILSRYPEVEKTLSQIGRTNDGTDPKGFFNVQIQVDLYPKKAWQRKITEDQLIDEMDTQLKKLPGIVLNYSQPIRDNVEEAVAGVNAALAVKIFGPDFNTLDSLSRKVAQQLKTIRGIEDLGILKNLGQPEFRIQLDQQKMALYGISTSDANAVIEMAIGGKAATQLYEGERKFDIRIRYQQDFRNTQDAIEQLMVPTNDGGKIPLKEIATIQTLTGPAFIFRDNNTRYIAVKFSVRERDLGSTIKEAQEKVNAAVHLPDGYKATWNGEFENQQRASKTLSQVVPICLLVIFLILFITFGNVKDAILTILNVPFALIGGIMALHLTGINFSISAGIGFIALFGVCIQNGVILISVFRKNLDDGIHLDEAIKSGVLSRVRPVVMTALMAMIGLMPAAISTGIGSETQKPLAIVVIGGLVTATILTLLILPVIYSLVFKLMHARENRKLLRKAGLVSRMSKLNE; from the coding sequence ATGAAAAAACTCATTAAAAATATCATCCATTTCTCGCTGCGGCACCGCTACTTTGTGTTCTTTTTAACGGCAGTGTTGGCGGTGTTGGGGGTTTGGGCCTACAAGGAAACCCCGATCGAAACTTTCCCGGATGTTACCAATACACAGATCGTCATCATCGCCCAATGGCCAGGAAGAAGTGCTGAAGAGGTGGAGAAATTTGTCACCATCCCATTGGAGACTGTATTGAATTCAGTGCAAAAAAAATCCAACCTGCGGACTACCTCCGCATTTGGACTCTGTTACATCAGAATTATTTTCGATGACAATGTGGATGATGCCTTTGCCCGCCAGCAGGTGCAAAGCCGTATCGGCAGCGCTGACCTCCCCGATGGTGTAAAACCGGATATCCAACCGCCATATGGTCCAACAGGCGAAATTTTCCGGTATACCTTAAAAAGCAAAAACTACTCGATCCGCGACCTCACGACCATCCAGAACTGGGTACTGGACCGCCAGTTCAAATCTGTTCCCGGCGTTGCCGATGTGAATAGTTTCGGCGGGGAAGAAAAGACCTATGAAGTAAGTGTTAATCCGGAATTGCTGACGAAGTATAACCTTTCTTCTCTGGATGTTTACAATGCCATCGCAAAAAGTAATGTAAACGTTGGCGGGGATGTGATTGAACGTAACGGCCAATCTTATGTGGTCCGGGGTATCGGGTTACTCACCAGCACGGCCGATATCCAGGATATCATGATCTCCAAAACCAACGGGGTTCCCCTGCTGATTAAACATGTAGCGAATGTCGTAGAGTCTGGAAAACCAAGGCTGGGCTGGGTTAGCCGGGATAAAGGCGGGGATCGGGAAGATGATGTAATTGAAGGCATCGTGGTGATGAGAAAGGGCGAAAACCCGGCGGAAGTCCTGAAAAGGGTGGAGGAAAAAATACATGAACTTAACACCACCATACTCCCTAAAGGCGTTAAGATCGACACTTTTTATGACCGCACCGAGTTGATGGATTATGCGCAGGAAACAGTGATCCACAACCTCATCGAAGGTATTGTACTGGTCACCCTGATCGTACTGTTATTCATGGCCGACTGGCGGACGACCGTCACCGTTAGTATCATCATCCCCCTCTCCCTCCTGTTTGCATTCATTTGCATGCGGCTGAAGGGAATGACAGCCAACCTGCTAAGTATGGGTGCGGTCGATTTCGGGATCATCATCGATGGTGCGGTGGTTATGGTGGAGGGCTTATTTGTTGCGCTGGACCATAAGGCGAAGGAAGTGGGCATGGAGAAGTTCAATAAGCTCGCAAAACTTGGACTGTTCAAATCTACCGGAACAGAAATGGGAAAGGCCATCTTCTTCAGCAAAATCATTATCCTTACCTGCCTGGTACCCATTTTCGCATTCCAGAAAGTGGAGGGAAAAATGTTCTCCCCACTGGCTTATACCCTTGGATTTGCTTTACTGGGCGCCCTGTTATTTACGCTGACGCTTGTTCCGGCCCTATCCAGCATCCTGCTGAAGAAAAACGTTCGCGAAAAACATAACCCGATCGTATCCTTCTTTGAAAATGGTGTCAGGCGCCTGCTCAACCTGGTCTATGCCAACCAGAAAAAAAGCTTACTGATCGCACTGGCCATCATGGTCCTCACATTTTTCTCGGCCAAATTATTAGGGACTGAATTCCTGCCGGAATTGAACGAAGGTGCGCTTTGGGTGGAAGCCGAGTTGCCAATGAGTGTGTCCCTCTCTGAAGCAAAACTGATCAGCGATAAAATGGTCAGCATTTTATCCCGGTATCCGGAAGTTGAAAAAACACTCTCACAAATAGGCCGGACCAACGACGGAACTGATCCAAAAGGTTTTTTTAATGTACAGATCCAGGTAGACCTCTATCCAAAGAAAGCCTGGCAGCGGAAGATCACGGAAGACCAGCTGATCGATGAGATGGATACCCAATTGAAAAAACTTCCGGGCATTGTTCTGAATTATTCACAGCCTATCCGGGATAATGTGGAAGAAGCCGTGGCGGGCGTTAATGCCGCATTGGCGGTGAAAATATTCGGTCCCGATTTCAATACGCTCGACAGCCTGAGCAGGAAGGTCGCCCAACAACTAAAAACCATTCGGGGAATCGAAGACCTGGGTATCCTGAAGAACCTTGGCCAGCCGGAATTCAGGATTCAGCTGGATCAGCAAAAAATGGCTTTATACGGAATCAGCACATCTGATGCCAATGCAGTGATCGAAATGGCCATTGGCGGAAAAGCAGCCACACAACTTTATGAAGGCGAAAGGAAATTTGATATCCGGATCCGTTACCAGCAGGATTTCAGGAATACCCAGGATGCCATTGAGCAATTGATGGTACCTACCAACGATGGTGGTAAAATTCCGCTGAAAGAAATTGCGACCATCCAGACACTAACCGGGCCTGCCTTTATTTTCAGGGACAATAATACCCGGTATATCGCTGTGAAGTTTTCCGTACGCGAAAGGGACCTTGGCAGCACCATTAAGGAGGCCCAGGAAAAAGTCAATGCCGCAGTCCACCTGCCCGATGGTTACAAAGCGACCTGGAACGGGGAGTTTGAAAACCAGCAAAGAGCCAGTAAAACCTTATCGCAGGTGGTACCGATCTGCCTGCTGGTGATTTTCCTGATCCTCTTTATCACTTTTGGCAATGTTAAGGATGCCATCCTCACCATTCTCAATGTTCCATTCGCCCTGATTGGCGGCATCATGGCACTGCACCTTACCGGCATTAATTTCAGTATCTCGGCCGGGATTGGTTTTATTGCCTTATTTGGGGTTTGTATCCAGAATGGGGTGATCCTGATTTCAGTATTCCGGAAAAACCTGGATGACGGTATACATTTGGATGAAGCCATTAAATCGGGTGTGCTGTCAAGGGTAAGGCCGGTGGTGATGACGGCACTGATGGCCATGATCGGTCTGATGCCGGCAGCCATCTCCACCGGCATCGGCAGTGAAACACAAAAGCCATTGGCCATTGTGGTGATCGGTGGACTGGTTACCGCCACCATCCTTACACTGCTGATCCTGCCGGTAATTTATTCGCTGGTCTTCAAACTGATGCATGCCAGGGAGAACCGCAAACTATTGCGGAAAGCAGGTTTGGTCAGCCGGATGTCTAAGCTCAACGAGTAG